From a region of the bacterium genome:
- a CDS encoding NAD-dependent epimerase/dehydratase family protein, with amino-acid sequence MKRILVTGGAGFIASHVSEAFIKAGHKVAILDNLSSGKMENVPKDAEFFKVDITDSEGVEKVFSAFKPEVVDHHAAQISVTRSVREPKYDAEQNILGSINILDTAIRYETRRFIFASTGGALYGDADVIPSDERTAVLPLAPYGIAKSTVENYIRFFKNTHGLEAVILRYANVYGPRQDPHGEAGVVSIFTLKALCNEECLIYGSGNQTRDFVYVNDIADANLKAVDGKEGTYNIGTKREITINELFQEFRKINPKLTVVHLKERRGEVLRSVLNADRASTELGWVAKTSLAEGIRQTYEWFKGKVK; translated from the coding sequence ATGAAGAGGATATTGGTTACAGGCGGCGCAGGATTTATAGCAAGCCACGTCTCAGAGGCTTTTATAAAAGCCGGTCACAAGGTAGCAATACTTGACAATCTTTCGAGCGGAAAAATGGAGAATGTTCCCAAGGATGCGGAATTTTTCAAGGTCGATATCACGGATAGCGAAGGTGTTGAAAAAGTTTTTTCCGCTTTCAAGCCCGAAGTTGTTGACCACCATGCCGCTCAGATATCGGTAACGAGGTCAGTGAGGGAACCAAAGTATGATGCCGAGCAGAATATTCTAGGCAGTATAAATATTCTTGATACAGCGATAAGATACGAAACAAGACGTTTTATCTTTGCCTCGACCGGCGGGGCGTTGTACGGAGATGCGGATGTAATTCCTTCTGATGAAAGGACCGCAGTTTTACCATTAGCTCCTTACGGAATAGCTAAGTCAACCGTTGAAAACTACATTAGATTTTTTAAGAACACGCATGGGTTAGAAGCTGTTATTTTGCGATATGCGAATGTATATGGGCCGCGGCAGGATCCTCATGGAGAAGCCGGAGTTGTCTCCATATTTACCTTAAAAGCTCTTTGCAATGAAGAATGCTTGATTTATGGTTCTGGAAACCAGACGCGCGATTTTGTATATGTTAATGATATAGCAGACGCTAATCTTAAGGCAGTTGATGGAAAGGAAGGAACATACAATATTGGTACAAAAAGAGAGATTACTATCAACGAGCTTTTTCAAGAATTCAGGAAAATCAATCCGAAGCTTACGGTAGTTCATCTGAAAGAAAGGCGCGGTGAGGTTCTGCGTTCTGTTCTAAATGCTGATAGAGCATCCACAGAACTTGGGTGGGTAGCGAAAACCAGCCTGGCCGAAGGCATCCGTCAGACATACGAGTGGTTTAAAGGAAAAGTAAAATGA
- a CDS encoding imidazolonepropionase produces MIFDLLIKNISELVTMEGDNLGIVENASVVIHDGKISKVCRTGDEQGCHAEMIIDASGKVVMPGFVDCHTHLVFGGSRADEFEKRIKGATYAEIAREGGGILSTVKATRRASFEELYEKALDWLNEMLCWGTTTVEIKSGYGLNLADELKQLSVIRSLAEDAPQTLIPTFLGAHAVPPEIKKDEYISLLADIMLPEVAEKGLAQFFDVFCDSIAFSNNETKKLVEKAKEYGLKIKLHVDEIEDVGGAKLAADLGAVSAEHLVKSNEEGLRRMAERGVVPVLLPATTFFLKEQARPNVKLMRELKMPIAVASDFNPGSSTVYALPFASACGVLLDDLTLEEALKGITTNAAKALGIDDAVGSIREGKDADLVILDSDSWKNVVYYFNRNFVVTVVKKGQVIYDLR; encoded by the coding sequence ATGATTTTCGATTTGCTCATTAAGAACATCTCAGAATTAGTAACCATGGAGGGAGATAATCTAGGCATCGTCGAGAATGCGAGTGTTGTAATTCATGACGGAAAAATATCAAAGGTTTGCAGAACAGGTGATGAACAAGGGTGTCATGCGGAAATGATTATAGACGCTTCAGGTAAAGTGGTTATGCCGGGATTTGTCGATTGCCACACGCATCTTGTCTTTGGAGGGTCAAGGGCGGATGAATTCGAGAAACGGATAAAAGGAGCCACTTATGCCGAGATTGCGAGAGAAGGAGGCGGAATACTTTCAACTGTTAAGGCTACGAGACGAGCCAGTTTCGAAGAGTTGTATGAAAAGGCTTTGGATTGGCTTAACGAGATGCTTTGTTGGGGCACAACCACTGTCGAAATCAAATCCGGTTACGGCCTAAATTTGGCCGATGAGTTGAAGCAGCTTTCAGTAATAAGAAGCCTTGCTGAGGATGCACCCCAGACTTTAATACCTACATTTCTTGGAGCCCACGCCGTACCTCCTGAGATAAAAAAAGACGAATACATATCTCTTCTTGCGGATATTATGCTTCCTGAGGTGGCAGAGAAAGGTCTTGCCCAATTCTTTGATGTATTCTGCGATTCGATAGCTTTTTCTAATAATGAGACCAAAAAACTTGTCGAGAAAGCAAAGGAATATGGCTTAAAGATAAAGCTGCATGTAGATGAAATAGAAGATGTAGGCGGAGCAAAACTTGCAGCTGATTTGGGAGCGGTATCTGCAGAACACCTCGTAAAATCCAATGAAGAAGGCTTGAGACGAATGGCTGAACGAGGGGTAGTTCCTGTCCTGTTGCCTGCGACGACTTTTTTTCTGAAAGAGCAAGCCAGACCTAATGTTAAGCTTATGCGGGAATTGAAAATGCCTATTGCTGTCGCCAGTGACTTTAATCCAGGTTCGTCTACGGTTTATGCCCTTCCTTTTGCCTCGGCATGCGGCGTGCTTCTTGATGATCTTACTCTTGAGGAAGCCCTCAAAGGTATTACAACTAATGCGGCAAAGGCTCTTGGTATCGATGATGCCGTTGGCTCGATTAGAGAGGGGAAGGATGCTGATTTGGTAATACTGGATAGTGATTCATGGAAGAATGTTGTTTATTATTTTAACAGAAACTTCGTGGTCACGGTAGTCAAAAAAGGCCAGGTGATATATGATCTCAGATAA